GGTAGGTCTTGTCGGCGTCCAGGCTGACCTGGCTGAACTTGGTCGCCGCGCCCAGGCACAGCGGCAGCAGACCGCTGGCCAGCGGATCGAGCGTGCCGGTGTGGCCGGCCTTTTCGGCGCGCATCATGCCCTTGACCTTCTGCAGCGCGTCATTGCTCGTCCAGCCCAGCGGCTTGTCGAGCAGCAGCACGCCATGCAGCGCGCGGCGCGGCAGGCGGGCAGGACGGACGGTGTTCGGGCGCATGGGCTTCAGGTCGGGCCGGGCTCGTCGTCGAGCGCGCGGCTGGCATTGGCCTGCGCGATCAGCGCATTCATGTCGGCCGCGCGCTCGGTGGTGCGGTCGAAGCGGAACTTCAGCGTCGGCACGGTGTGGATCGACAGGCGCTTGAACAGGCCGTTGCGCAGGAAGCCGGCGGCCTCGTTCAGGCCTTCCTCGCAAGCCACCGGGTCGCCGACCAGCAGCGAGAAATGCACGGTGGCATGCGCATAGTCGGGCGTCACCTGCACGCCGCTGATCGTCAGCAGGCCGACGCGCGGATCCTTCAGCTCGCGGATCAGCTCCGACAGATCGCGCTGGATCTGGTCGGCGACGCGGAAGCTGCGGTTCGGAAGGTTGCGCTTGGTTCGCATGCGGGCGAGGGCTCAGGGGGTCGGGGCGTAAACGAGACGGCCCGGCAGCAGGCGGGCCGCCGGGCCGCGAAGGTCGGGTGCAGGGTCTGCGACCGGCGGGCGGTCAGAGCGTGCGCGCGATCTCCTTGATCTCGAAGATTTCCAGCACATCCAGCTCCTTGATGTCGTTGTAGTTCTTGAGCTTGATGCCGCACTCGAAACCTTCGGCCACTTCGCGCACATCGTCCTTCATGCGCTTGAGCGAATCGAGCTCGCCGGTGTAGATGACCACGTTCTCGCGCAGCAGGCGGAAGCGCGCATTGCGCGTGACCTTGCCGTGCGTGACCATGCAACCTGCCACCGTGCCGATCTTGGAGGCGACGAAGACCGTGCGGATCTCGGCCGTGCCGATGATCTCCTCGCGCTGCTCGGGCGCCAGCATGCCGCCCATCGCCGCCTTGATCTCGTCGACCGCGTCGTAAATGATGTTGTAGTAGCGCAGGTCGACGCCATTGCCTTCGGCCAGCTTGCGCGCACCGGAATCGGCCCGCGTGTTGAAGCCGATGATGACCGCCTTGGAGGCGATCGCCAGGTTGACGTCGGACTCGCTGATGCCACCGACCGCGGCGTGCACGATCTGCACCTTGACCTCGGGCGTCGACAGCTTGAGCAGCGAGGTGGCCAGCGCCTCCTGCGAACCCTGCACGTCGGCCTTGACGATCAGCGGCAGCATCTGGGCCGCACCCTGGCCGAGGTTCTCGAACATGTTCTCGAGCGTGGCGGCGCGCTGCTTGGCCAGCTTCACGTCGCGGTACTTGCCCTGGCGGAAGGTGGCGATCTCGCGGGCGCGGCGCTCGTCGGACAGCACCATGAACTCGTCGCCGGCGGCCGGCACCTCGGTCAGGCCCTGGATCTCGACCGGGATCGAGGGGCCGGCGCTGTCGGTGGTCTTGCCGTCCTCGTCGATCATGGCGCGGACGCGGCCGTAGCTTGCGCCGGCCAGCACCACATCGCCCTTCTTCAGCGTGCCGCTCTGCACCAGCACGGTGGCGACCGGACCGCGGCCCTTGTCGAGCTTGGCTTCGATCACCAGGCCCTTGGCATGCGCCTCGACCGGGGCGGTCAGCTCCAGCACTTCGGCTTGCAGCAGCACCTGTTCGAGCAGCGCGTCGATGCCCAGACCGGTCTTGGCCGACACCGGGACGAAGGGCGATTCGCCGCCGAATTCCTCGGGCACGACCTGCTCGGCCACCAGTTCGCCCTTCAGGCGCTCCAGGTTGGCATCGGGCTTGTCGATCTTGTTCATCGCCACGACGATGGGCACGCCGGCCGCCTTCGCGTGGTGGATGGCTTCCTTGGTCTGCGGCATCACGCCGTCGTCGGCCGCCACCACCAGGATGACGATGTCGGTGGCCTTGGCGCCGCGGGCCCGCATGGCCGTGAAGGCCTCGTGGCCCGGGGTGTCGAGGAAGGTGATCACGCCCCGCTCGGTCTCGACGTGGTAGGCGCCGATGTGCTGGGTGATGCCACCGGCCTCGCCCGCCGCCACGCGCGCCGCACGGATGCGGTCGAGCAGCGAGGTCTTGCCGTGGTCGACGTGGCCCATCACGGTGACGACCGGCGGACGCGGCAGGGACTCGACGTCCTGCGCGGCGTGTTCCTCTTCCAGGAAGGCATCGGGGTCGTCGAGCTTGGCCGCGAAGGCCTTGTGACCCATTTCCTCGACGACGATCATCGCCGTCTCCTGGTCGAGCTGCTGGTTGATGGTGACCATCTGGCCCAGCAGCATCATCTTCTTGATGACCTCGCTGGCCTTGACCGACATCTTGTGCGCGAGGTCGGCCACCGAGATGGTCTCGGGCACATGCACCTCGTAGACCTGGGCTTCGGTCGGCGCGACGAAGGTCGACTCGCTGTCGCCCCGGTCGCCACGGCGGCCGCCGCGCGGCGCCTTCCAGCCCCCGCGGCTGTTGTCGCTGCGGCCGCTGCCCCCGCCCTTGCCGGCGGCGGCGCGCTTCTTGGCGGCATCGTCGGCCCAGCTCGACGAGAGCTTCTCGGACTTGACGGACTTCTTCTCGCCCGGCTTGGCGGCGCTCGTGCCGGCGCCCGGGGCGCCCGGCTTCGCCGCAGGCTTGTGGATGGTGCCCTTGATGCCGTCCTTGGCGGGTGCGGCAGCGGGCTTGGCCGGCTCTTCCGGCTTCTTGGCGGTCAGCACCTTGCGCGGCGCGGACATCATGGCGCGGATGGCCGCAGCCTCGGCCTCGGCCGCCTTGCGGCGCTTGTCGGCCTCGACCTGGCGGGCCTTCTCCTCGGCCTCGATGTCGGCCGCCTTGACCACGCGCAGCGTGGGCTTGGGCGCGGCGGCGGGTGCCTCGGCCGGTGCAGGCGCGGCCGGCGTGGCCGCAGCGACAGGAGCCGGTGCCGGCGTGGGGGCCGGTGCCGCAGCAGGGGCCGGCGCAGGCGCCGGTGCGGGGGCTGCGGTCATCGTGCGGTGGAGCGGACCGGCCGCTGCGGCGCGGGCAGCGCTCACTTCGGCCTGCACGCGATCGCGGGACAGTTGCTGGGCCACCTTGCGGGCGGCCTGGGCCTCGTCGGCCGAGGCCTGGACCTGGTCCTGGGCGATCTGCACCTGCGCCTTGGCCTCGGCCGCGCGCGCCTCGGCCTCGGCGGCCTCGGCTGCGCGGCGGGCCTCGTCGGCACGGCGGGCTTCCTCGTCCTGGCGGGCACGCTCGGCGGCCTCGGCTTCGGCCGCGGCGCGGGCCTCGTCGGCGCGGCGCTGGGCCTCGGCGGCGGCTTCGGCCTCGGCGGCGGCCTGGGCCTCGGCGTCGAAGCGCTCGGCCTCGGCCACCTCTTCGGCGGCGGCCTGGGCGCCTGCATCGAGCGGCGCGTCATCGCGCTTGACGAAGACGCGCTTCTTGCGCACCTCGACCTGGATCGTGCGGGCCTTGCCGGTGGCATCGGCCTGCTTGATCTCGGAGGTGGACTTGCGGGTCAGCGTGATCTTCTTGCGGTCCCCGCCGGCGGTGCCGTGGGACTGGCGCAGGTAGTCAAGCAGACGTTCCTTGTCGGCCTCGTTGAGCACGTCGCTGACGGAGCCCTTGGCCACACCGGCGGCCTGGAGCTGCTCCAGCAGGGCGTTGGCCGGACGGTTCAACTCGGCGGCAAACTGGGCGACGGTGGTCACTGCCATGGGCGAAATCCTTGGTGTTCTGCGTGCTTGATCGATGAAGGGCGGCGTGCGGCGCGGGCAGCGCTCAAACGTCGAACCAGTGTTCGCGCGCCTTCATGATCAGCGCCTTGGCCTGGGCTTCGTCGACAGCGGTCATCTCGACCAGTTCGTCGACGGCCAGGTCGGCCAGGTCGTCGCGGGTGTGGATCCCGCCATCGGCCAGCTTGGCGATCATCTCGGCGTTCAGGCCGTCGAGATCGCGGAGGTCCTGGGAGACCTCCTCCAGCTTCTCTTCCTTCGCGATCTCCATCGTCAGCAGCGCATCCTTGGCCCGGGTGCGCAGCTCGTTGACGGTGTCCTCGTCGAAGGCCTCGATTTCGAGCATTTCCTGCAGCGGCACATAGGCCACCTCTTCGAGGCTGGTGAAGCCCTCGGCGATCAGGATGTCGGCCACCTCGGCGTCCACATCGAGCTTCTCGGTGAAGAGCACGCGGATGTGGTCGACCTCCTCGGCCTGCTTGGCCTGGGATTCCTCGGCGGTCATGATGTTGATGCGCCAGCCGGTCAGCTCGCTGGCCAGGCGCACGTTCTGGCCGCCACGGCCGATGGCGATCGCGAGGTTTTCCTCGTCGACCACCACGTCCATGGCATGGCGTTCCTCGTCGACGACGATGCTCTGCACATTGGCCGGGGCCAGCGCGCCGATCACGAACTGCGCCGGATCCTCGGACCACAGCACGATGTCGACCCGCTCGCCGGCCAGCTCATTGGTCACCGCGGTCACGCGCGAGCCACGCACGCCGACGCAGGTGCCGATCGGGTCGACCCGCTTGTCATGCGAGAGCACGGCGATCTTGGCGCGGCTGCCGGCATCGCGGGCGCAGCTCTTGATCTCCAGCAGGCCCTGCTCGATCTCGGGCACTTCCTGGCGGAACAGCTCGGTCATGAAGCTCGGCGAGCTGCGCGACAGCATGATCTGCGGGCCGCGCACGGTGGTGTCGACCTCGCCGATGTAGGCCCGCACGCGGTCGCCCGTGCGCAGATTCTCCTTGGGGATCATCTCGCTGCGCTTGAGGCGGCCCTCGACCCGGCCCGACTCGACGATCAGGTCGCCCTTGTCGGCGCGCTTGACCGTGCCGACGAAGACCTTGTCGCCACGCGACAGGAAGTCGTTGAGCAGTTGCTCGCGCTCGGCGTCGCGGATCTTCTGCAGGATGACCTGCTTGGCCGCCTGCGCGCCGATGCGGCCGATCGGCACCGACTCGACGGTTTCCTCGATGTAGTCGCCTTCCTCGATGTCGGGGATGCGGTCCTGCGCGTCGGACAGCAGCTCCTCGGCATCGGGCGACTGCAGGCCCGCGCTGTCGGGCACGACCAGCCAGCGGCGGAAGGTCTCGTACTCGCCCGTCTCGCGGTCGATCGAGACGCGCATGTCGACTTCCGCGCCGTGGAACTTCTTGCTGGCCGAGGCCAGGGCCAGCTCGACGGCGCCGAACACCACCTCGCGATCGACGTTCTTCTCGCGCGAGATCGCATCGACCAGCATCAACAGTTCGCGGTTCATTCTTCGTGACCTCCGTGTTCCTGCACGGGCGCGGGCGGCGGCGTGCCGCGCGCCTTGCGCCCCTTGAAATCGATGACCGGGACCAGGCGCGATTCGCGCAGCTCGGCGAGCGCGAAGCCCAGCACCTGGTCGGTCTTGCCGTCGTGGAAATGCAGCTCCCAGCCGGCCTCGGGGCCGGTGGCAGCGGCCAGACGGCCTTCGTAATGCTTGCGCCCCTGGAAGGGCTGCTTAAGCGAGATGCGGACCTGCTCGCCGACGAAGCGGGCGAAATGCGCCTCGGTCTTCAGCGGCCGGTCCAGGCCAGGGGAGGAGACCTCCAGCCGGTGGTAGTCGACGCCCTCGACTTCGAGCACGTACTGAAGCTGCCGGGTGACCAGCTCGCAATCCTCGACCGTGATGAATTCGCCGCCGCCGGAAGGGTAAGCCCGGCCGGGCAGGCGGTCGATGGTGATCCGCAGCAGGCCCTGGGCGGCGCGTTCGATCTCGACCAGCTCGTAGCCGAGGCCGGTGACGGTCGTTTCGATGGCGGCAGGGCCGTTCATGCAGTCGTGTGGGCGGGTGATCCGGGCTCCTTGCGGAGCAAAAAACCATGACGGCCGGCGACCCCCGGCGTCCCACCCGACCCGGCGCCTTGCGACCGTCGCCAGCCGGCGCCTGGGCGCCCCGCCGTCGCGGACCTGCGGGGCCGGGAAGGCCCTCCGAAAGTCGCCAGACCGAGCCTGCCGTGGCCCGCAGCCTCCTGCGGCCGCGCCGCGCGCCAAAAGGCAAGGCGGGCAGGACGGGCAAGGCGATCGAGGGCCGCATATGACGCAGGCATAAAAAAAGGGCCGGATATCCCGCCCTTTCTTTGTCTATCGGCATGGTCTAGCGAAGGACGGATTCTAGCCGCAATCGGTAGTAGCGGCAAGCAAGAGCAGGTGTCAAGGCCCGGGGCGGTGACAGAATCCGACGCCTACCCAGGGTGCGCGCCGTTCCGGACGCGGCCCGGCTCCAGGAGAAGACCATGGGATTCCTCGCCGGCAAGAAGCTGCTGATCACCGGACTGCTGTCCAACCGTTCCATCGCCTACGGCATCGCCCGGGCCTGCCACCGCGAGGGCGCCGAGCTGGCCTTCAGCTACCAGGGCGAGCGCTTCAAGTCGCGCATCACCGAGTTCGCGGCCGAGTTCGGCAGCCGCCTGGTCTTCGACTGCGACGTGGCCGAGGACGCGCAGATTGAGCGCCTGTTCGCCGAGCTGGGCGAAGCCTGGCCGAGCTTCGACGGCTTCGTCCACTCCATCGGCTTCGCCCCGCGCGAGGCGATTGCCGGCGAGTTCCTGGACGGCCTGTCGCGCGAGGGCTTCCGCATCGCCCACGACATTTCGGCCTACAGCTTCCCGGCCATGGCTAAGGCTGCTGCGCCGCGCCTGAGCGCCACCGCCGCGCTGACCACCCTCACCTACCTGGGCGCCGAGCGCGCCGTTCCCAACTACAACACCATGGGCCTGGCCAAAGCCTCGCTGGAGGCCAGCGTGCGCTACCTGGCTGCCGGCCTGGGGCCGCGCGGCGTGCGCGTCAACGGCGTGTCGGCCGGCCCGATCAAGACGCTGGCCGCCTCCGGCATCAAGGGCTTCGGCAAGATCCTCGACGTGGTCGAGCAGACCGCGCCGCTGCGCCGCAATGTCAGCATCGACGATGTCGGCAATGTGGTGGCTTTCCTGATGTCGGACCTTGCCGGCGGCGTGACCGGCGAGATCACCTATGTGGACGCCGGTTTCCGCCAGGTCATGGGCGGCCTGGACGCCAGCGCGGCCTGAAGCCGGCCGTGCCGCTCCCTCCTCACAACCGCCCGGCAGCGCACAGCCCATGAAGGCCGACAACCTTGTGGTGCACGGCATGTGGATCGGCACGCATCTGAGTCCGATCGAGCTGCTGACGATGCAGTCCTACCTGGCCCACGGCCACCAGTTCGTGCTGTGGCATTACGACGTGCTGACCCAGGACTTGCCGCCGGGCGTGGTGCGCCGCGATGCCAGCGAGATCATTCCCCGCGAGCAGGTCTTCAACTACAAGCATCGCAACCAGTGGGGCCACGGCAAGGGCAGCTACGCCGGCTTCTCGGACATCTTCCGCTACAAGCTGCTGCACGAGGTGGGCGGCTGGTGGAGCGACATGGACGTCACCTGCCTGCGGCCGCTGGACATCGACACCGAATACGCCTTCCGCGAGCACGACGTGCTGCCGGTGGTGGGCAATGTGATGAAGGCGCCCAAGGGCTCCGAGCTGATGCGGCATTGCCACGAGCGGGCGATGGCCTGCGTCGATGCCGATAACACCAACTGGCTGCTGCCGATCGAGATCCTGAACGAGGGGATCCGGCAGTTCGGCCTGACGAAGTACATCCGCCGCGACTTCAGCAACCTCGACCGCTGGGACGTGGTGGTCGAGTACGGTCAGGGCATGCCCAAGTTCCACCCGGACTGGCATGTCTTCCACTGGATGAACGAAGAGTGGCGCACCCGCGGCATCGACAAGCAGAGCTGCCTCAAGCGCTCGCGGCTGCAGCAGCTCTACAGGCAGTACGCGGTGCAGAACGTGCGCTACCTGCCCAACCGCATCTGGCTGAAGAAGCTGGGGCAATCGACGCGCAACGGGATCGGCCGCGGGATCGGCTGGCTGCGCCGCCCGGGCATCCCCAAGTTCCTGCTGCGCAAGTGAGACTGGCGCGAGCCGGCCGGCGTCCGGCCGGCCGGGCCAGGCTTCAGGCCGCGCTGCGCACGCAGTCCACGCCGTAGCGCTTCTGGCCGTCCGGGCCTTCTTCTTCGACGAGGCCGTGCACATCGGTCGCAAAGCCGGGAAAGGCCTCGTTGAACTGGCGCACGAAGCGCAGGTAGTCGACGATCTTCTTGTTGAAGCGCTCGCCCGGGATCAGCAGCGGAATGCCCGGCGGATAGGGGGTCAGCAGGCTGGTCGTGATGCGGCCTTCGAGCTGGTC
This window of the Piscinibacter lacus genome carries:
- the nusA gene encoding transcription termination factor NusA; this translates as MNRELLMLVDAISREKNVDREVVFGAVELALASASKKFHGAEVDMRVSIDRETGEYETFRRWLVVPDSAGLQSPDAEELLSDAQDRIPDIEEGDYIEETVESVPIGRIGAQAAKQVILQKIRDAEREQLLNDFLSRGDKVFVGTVKRADKGDLIVESGRVEGRLKRSEMIPKENLRTGDRVRAYIGEVDTTVRGPQIMLSRSSPSFMTELFRQEVPEIEQGLLEIKSCARDAGSRAKIAVLSHDKRVDPIGTCVGVRGSRVTAVTNELAGERVDIVLWSEDPAQFVIGALAPANVQSIVVDEERHAMDVVVDEENLAIAIGRGGQNVRLASELTGWRINIMTAEESQAKQAEEVDHIRVLFTEKLDVDAEVADILIAEGFTSLEEVAYVPLQEMLEIEAFDEDTVNELRTRAKDALLTMEIAKEEKLEEVSQDLRDLDGLNAEMIAKLADGGIHTRDDLADLAVDELVEMTAVDEAQAKALIMKAREHWFDV
- the infB gene encoding translation initiation factor IF-2; this encodes MAVTTVAQFAAELNRPANALLEQLQAAGVAKGSVSDVLNEADKERLLDYLRQSHGTAGGDRKKITLTRKSTSEIKQADATGKARTIQVEVRKKRVFVKRDDAPLDAGAQAAAEEVAEAERFDAEAQAAAEAEAAAEAQRRADEARAAAEAEAAERARQDEEARRADEARRAAEAAEAEARAAEAKAQVQIAQDQVQASADEAQAARKVAQQLSRDRVQAEVSAARAAAAGPLHRTMTAAPAPAPAPAPAAAPAPTPAPAPVAAATPAAPAPAEAPAAAPKPTLRVVKAADIEAEEKARQVEADKRRKAAEAEAAAIRAMMSAPRKVLTAKKPEEPAKPAAAPAKDGIKGTIHKPAAKPGAPGAGTSAAKPGEKKSVKSEKLSSSWADDAAKKRAAAGKGGGSGRSDNSRGGWKAPRGGRRGDRGDSESTFVAPTEAQVYEVHVPETISVADLAHKMSVKASEVIKKMMLLGQMVTINQQLDQETAMIVVEEMGHKAFAAKLDDPDAFLEEEHAAQDVESLPRPPVVTVMGHVDHGKTSLLDRIRAARVAAGEAGGITQHIGAYHVETERGVITFLDTPGHEAFTAMRARGAKATDIVILVVAADDGVMPQTKEAIHHAKAAGVPIVVAMNKIDKPDANLERLKGELVAEQVVPEEFGGESPFVPVSAKTGLGIDALLEQVLLQAEVLELTAPVEAHAKGLVIEAKLDKGRGPVATVLVQSGTLKKGDVVLAGASYGRVRAMIDEDGKTTDSAGPSIPVEIQGLTEVPAAGDEFMVLSDERRAREIATFRQGKYRDVKLAKQRAATLENMFENLGQGAAQMLPLIVKADVQGSQEALATSLLKLSTPEVKVQIVHAAVGGISESDVNLAIASKAVIIGFNTRADSGARKLAEGNGVDLRYYNIIYDAVDEIKAAMGGMLAPEQREEIIGTAEIRTVFVASKIGTVAGCMVTHGKVTRNARFRLLRENVVIYTGELDSLKRMKDDVREVAEGFECGIKLKNYNDIKELDVLEIFEIKEIARTL
- the rbfA gene encoding 30S ribosome-binding factor RbfA, whose translation is MRTKRNLPNRSFRVADQIQRDLSELIRELKDPRVGLLTISGVQVTPDYAHATVHFSLLVGDPVACEEGLNEAAGFLRNGLFKRLSIHTVPTLKFRFDRTTERAADMNALIAQANASRALDDEPGPT
- the fabI gene encoding enoyl-ACP reductase FabI — its product is MGFLAGKKLLITGLLSNRSIAYGIARACHREGAELAFSYQGERFKSRITEFAAEFGSRLVFDCDVAEDAQIERLFAELGEAWPSFDGFVHSIGFAPREAIAGEFLDGLSREGFRIAHDISAYSFPAMAKAAAPRLSATAALTTLTYLGAERAVPNYNTMGLAKASLEASVRYLAAGLGPRGVRVNGVSAGPIKTLAASGIKGFGKILDVVEQTAPLRRNVSIDDVGNVVAFLMSDLAGGVTGEITYVDAGFRQVMGGLDASAA
- the rimP gene encoding ribosome maturation factor RimP, encoding MNGPAAIETTVTGLGYELVEIERAAQGLLRITIDRLPGRAYPSGGGEFITVEDCELVTRQLQYVLEVEGVDYHRLEVSSPGLDRPLKTEAHFARFVGEQVRISLKQPFQGRKHYEGRLAAATGPEAGWELHFHDGKTDQVLGFALAELRESRLVPVIDFKGRKARGTPPPAPVQEHGGHEE
- a CDS encoding glycosyltransferase, translated to MKADNLVVHGMWIGTHLSPIELLTMQSYLAHGHQFVLWHYDVLTQDLPPGVVRRDASEIIPREQVFNYKHRNQWGHGKGSYAGFSDIFRYKLLHEVGGWWSDMDVTCLRPLDIDTEYAFREHDVLPVVGNVMKAPKGSELMRHCHERAMACVDADNTNWLLPIEILNEGIRQFGLTKYIRRDFSNLDRWDVVVEYGQGMPKFHPDWHVFHWMNEEWRTRGIDKQSCLKRSRLQQLYRQYAVQNVRYLPNRIWLKKLGQSTRNGIGRGIGWLRRPGIPKFLLRK